CGAAGCGGCTGTCATCCTTATGAAGAGCAGCATAACAATACGACAAGGAGAATGACGCAGACCTAACTCTGAGTGTTGTGAATTGCTAGCGACTTTCATAAATTAACAGAGTTGTGTGTCAAGATAATAATGTAATGAAAAAAATTCTCCGAAAACTGCCATGCGACATCAGAAATTATAAGATATAGTGCTTACCAGTACGATACCCATTCTTATTATGGTTCTATGGCTGCCGGAGCGATTGATGGGACTGTTCTGTATTTAACAACTGCTCCAGGAAAAAATAAAATCAGTAATTTTAAATGGTGAATTTATGCAAATATTAAAAATTAAAAATCCTTATTTACGAATAGCAAGTGGCATATTTTTGTTTACTGCAATTTGTGTTGTGACACAATGGCTAGTTCCACAAAACATAAGATTGTTCTTTTTAATTTTTGGATTTATTAATATAGCGACACCGTTTTTGCGATTATTAGCGTCAGGCAATTTGTTTAATTATGGTGATTTTCATGTGTTGCTTGATCCTAAGAATATATGGACAAAATATATATATGGTATTCTAGTTCTTTTGTTTCTTATGTTTTTACTAATACCCATAATTTAGTTTTCGTATTTTTTTGTATAGATGAGATACTAATAGGTCTATTTAGATCTGATAGGAGAAATATCGAATGATTACCCATCGTCGATTTGAAAGTTCGGATGCAGATGAAGCTACCAGTTTAATCGCCACAACCATGCTCACCACTAATATCAAAGACTATTCCAAAGCATACATTGAGGATGATTTGAAACATTTAACAGCTAAAGATTTGATTGAACGAGCAAAAGATTTTCATTGTTATGTGCTGGTTGATAATGGCCAAAACAAAATCGTAGCTATCGGTTCAATTGGCCCTTATTGGGGCAAAGAAGATGAAAGTAGTCTGTTTAATATTTTTGTCTTGCCGGATTATCAAGGACAAGGGATCGGTAAACAGCTGATTCAAATATTGGAGCAGGATTCGTATTTTAAACGAGCAAAAAGAATAGAAATTCCTGCCTCAATTACCGGACTGAAATTTTATGAAAAGATGGGATACACTTTTAAAAATGGTATCAGCCAAGTGGATCAAGAAGGACTGTATCGACTAGAAAAGTTCAATAATTAACAAAATTTATACATGGAATCTGATTATTTTTTGGAATCCTTGACAAAATCCAGTAAATCGTAAAACCTGCCGTTTTTCTCAAAGGCTTTTTCTTCTTTTTTTGAAAACACCATGCCATTTTTAAGCATGACTTTTGCCGAAGCAATATTGTCCGCCACACAGCTGCCGATTATTTGACTCAATGAATAATTTCTAAAGCCCAGCCTGATTAGCATTTGCACGCTTTCACTAGCAAAACCTTGTCCCCAATATTCTTCGGCAATCGTATAAGACAGTTCACCAGTTATCTTATGAATGGACAGCTGGCAATTACCAATTAATTGACCATCCTTTAAAAAAATCCCCCAGAAATTGCCCAACCGATTGTGTTTTTTAATAAAATCCCGTGCTTCTTCAACGCTTTTAAAATAATCATGTTTTGTATAAACAAATAAATTTGGATTTTTGAATATTTGATATTCTTCCTCTGCCAATGACAGCGGCATAACTGCCAGTTTAATTTTAGTGCCATTCATTTCCGTCATGATAAATTTAAGTTATCATAATGGCTGAACGAGATGCTATATGAATTTAAATGACGCACAACAATTACTAGCTAATGTAAGCCAGAAAATGCCAATTTGGGAGGAGTATCGCGCGAACATCTCCAGTAGTAAAATCTATTATGACGCACAGCACCAGCCATCGGCTCTACTTGTCTTCTCGACAAATCAATTTCATCCCCACGCACTTGGCATAGCGGTTTATGCACTCTCTTCAGACATGTTTTCGATCATTTTAAATGATGCAATCCAAGAAGTTGGCCGCCAGCATAAAGATCGGCTCGTCATTTGGGAATACCGACCCTTTAGTCCCTTCACAGAATGGTTGCTGACTCAAGGATTTTCCGTGTGGCGAGAAACTGTCAGCCCGAACGCTCAATTAGCAGATATTGCCTTGCCAAGCACAACAGAGGGCCAAATATTAACAACAGCTGATATTCAAGCCAATCATCCTTTAAAAACACAACTGATTGAGATGAGCCTGACCGATTACCGTCAAGTGCATACAATCAATCCCATGGCTGTAACAACCCCGGCTCAATGGGAACGGATAGTATTTCCTGATGTTTTATTAGATGCGCCGATGGTTTTGATCAAGCACAATCAAATCACGGCTTATACTTTTCCCTTTGAAGATAACCCAGGAACTTTAACATTTGGCTGGTTAGGTGCAACAAATCCGACTGCTTTATGGATGCTGCAAGCTGCTCAAATACAATGGGCTAAAGGTCGGGGGATGACCAGTCTAAGCGGCGAACTTGATAGTACTGATCCGCTCGCTTTAGCCACTTATCGTCACTGGCCTTTTGTGCCCGCACCCGTCTACACCATGGTCGGCAAGAAAATAAAAAATTAATCCAGGCTGCTTTTCGGCACAGCTTCTGTACTGAAAATGATTTTTATGAAGAATTTTTATCATTTTAGTAGATAACAATCGTTGACAAACAAAATCATCCGTGCCATACTTTCGACATGCTTACTAGATAAAACACAATCAACCAAATCTAAACGAAAAGAGTTTATTGTCTTGCAGACAAACGATTATTGTATTTTATCTTATCTTTCATCTAACCAACTTGATCAGCCTATCGACCAAGTTGGACGCATCATTCAAATTTTTAATCAAAGCAATATTACGATTGCCGATCGTCATGGTACGATTCACCATTCGCTACTTTTGACCGGTCTTTTAAAACAACAAATAAGTCAAGCATCTGATTCGCTCACGGTTGGCGATTTTGTCTCCTTTGAAAATAAAGCGGGTCAATTAGTTATTTCAGATGTTTTGCCAAGAGTTAATCAACTATCAAAAAATATTAGTTCAGCCAGAAAATCTATTCATGTTAAAAGCGGTGTTCAACTATTAGCTGCAAATGTCAGCGATGTTTTTATTGTGGTTGCCTGCGATCAGCGTTTTACGATCGCCTTATTAGAACGCTATTTGCTGGCTTTCAGCTTGAATCATGTCCAGCTGCATATCTTATTAACCAAGCGGGATTTTCGTCAAGGATTCACACAAATCAGTCAGCTGATCGAGCAAGCCTATCCAAAATTATCTTGTCTGTCCTTGTCGATTTATGATCAAACAGTTTTGCTGTTTTTGACACGCTTTTATCAGCCCAAAGTACTTCGATCTTTATCGGCGCTTCTGGAGCTGGTAAATCGACGATTATCAATCAGTTAGCCGGCCGCCAGCTGCAAAAAACTGGTGCCGTTCGGCTAGGCGATCAGCGTGGCAAACATACAACGACGAGCTCTCATTTATATTTCATCAGCCCAGAGTTCGGTTATCTGATCGACACACCTGGTATCAAAGAAATCGGGCTCGTCAACAATGATCAGTCAGGTTTATTCTCTGACATTGATGCTCTAGCAGCTCAGTGCAAATTTCGAAACTGCCGTCATGAAAACGAACCAGGCCGCGCCGTTCAAGCAGCGATTACTTCTGGACAGCTGGATGCTGAGCGTTTTCAACGCTATCGCAAATATCAGCGCGAATTACAGCGTCATCTTAAAAGAGACGGGAGGTAATTGATGGTTAAGACTCAGAAAAGCTTATTCACTTATTTAAACGAACACAAAAGCAAGGCTCTTGGATTGGCGGCAATTAATTTTACCAATTCAGCTTTGCAGACTTTAGGTGGGATTGCCAGCGCCAATGCGTTGACCGTCCTGGTTGCCGGGCATTTCCAAAGTTTTCTGCTTTGGATCACAATTATGCTGGTCTCCTATCTATTGTTTGCCCTAGGCATGTACTTTAGTATTTACGCTTTAACGCGTGTTAAGCAGGCCGCCAATACGTCAATTCGAAGAGACATTACAGAACGGATTGCCAAAAGCAGTTACGGAAATTATCATCAGCGGCAAGCTGGCGATTATAGTTCTTGGATGTCCAACGATCTTTCGATCATTGACTCGGAAGGGATTGAGAATTTCTTTGCAATTGTGACAGCCATTACCGATGTGGTCTTAGCCAGCTTGACTCTAGCTTATTTCCATTATTCGATCCTCATCACAGTCTTCGTTTTGAGTATTGTCATGATGGTTCTGCCTAAGATATTCCAGAAAGCCCTTAGTCAGACCTCGTTAAAGCGGACTCAAGCCAATGAACGGTTAATGTCTCGCATCGAAGATCTGTTAGAAGGCTTCAATGCCCTGTTTATGTTGAATGCACGCTCCTTGATTGTTGCTAAAACAGTCGCGGCCTCTAAAGAGGCGAATCATGCTTTTGAAACCCGATCCAAAGTATTTGGCAAAATGATGGCCACAGTCAACGGTATGAGTATTATCAGTCAAGTGATTGTCCTTGCCCAGGCTGGTTTTCTGATCTTTCTCAAACTCACTCCGATTGGAGCCGTCTCAGCGGCTCAATACTTTTCTGGGACCATCTTTTCTCAGCTGACCGGTATTAGTCCGAGTTAAAAGCTACAGCTCCGATTATGGCCAAATTTACAGAACTATCTACGGTTGATAACACAACGGCGTTACCCGCAGCAGCTGCTTTTCAATCAGCCTTAACCATTCAGCAAGTAGATTTTAGCTATCAAGGCAAAAACATCTTGCGTCACTTAAATCTCACGATCAAAAAGGGAGCGAAATACGCCCTTATCGGTCCGAGCGGTGCCGGTAAATCCACGCTCTTAGCTTTATTAGCTACCAAACTGACAGATTATCAAGGCAGAATTACTTTAGACGGTGCTGATTACAAAACCCTTGATCCGGTTTCTATTCGTAACCAGCTTTATGAATTGGATCAGGATCCCTATATCTTTAATGACAGTTTGAAAAACAATATCACAATGACTCGGCCAGTCAGTCAAGACCTTTTGCAAAGTGCCATCGACCAAGCTGGTTTGGCCGATTTAATCAAAAGTCTCCCTGATGGTCTACAAACGCAGCTTGCCCATAACGGTTCCGATCTATCTGGTGGGCAAAAACAACGCATTGTCCTGGCACGCGGCCTTGTTTCCGGCCGATCAATCTTTCTAGTCGATGAAGGCACTTCGGCTTTGGACCCGGCTTCAGCTGATCAAATTGAAAACAGTCTGATTAACGATCCGACTATTACCCTCTTGATGGTGACACACCACTTAAAACCTGAGATCGCCGATCGTATGGATCAAGTCTTTACAATACAAAATCAGCAGCTTCGCCCAGCAGCAGATTGAAATGATCATGTTCAAAATAAAAACGTCCTAAAAATAAAGGGCGTTTTTTCATGAATGAAAGCATTTTATTGTTCCCAATAAGCATCATCGCCAAAGCTCAAATGCGTTGCATCCTCTTTATGAGCCTCGAACTCGTCTAGTGCTTGCCGGTAAGTACTTGTCGCTGTGCGGTAAGCATCTTTACCAAACAGATAATGCATGGGCTGCTTTTCCATGTTGGCCAATTTGATAAAAGCCTTAGCTGCCAGTTTCGGATTACCGTCTTGCGAACCAGAACGTGTTTCTGAAGCTGATCTGGCATCATGAACAGCTTGATAGTCATCAATTAAATTCGTAGCACCTTTATGACTTTCACCAGCCCATTTGGTTCGAAAAGCGCCGGGCTCGACATTGGTTACTTGAATCCCGAATGGCGCCACTTGTTCACGCAAGGACTGGAATAAGCCTTCCATC
The Oenococcus kitaharae DSM 17330 DNA segment above includes these coding regions:
- a CDS encoding GNAT family N-acetyltransferase, whose protein sequence is MITHRRFESSDADEATSLIATTMLTTNIKDYSKAYIEDDLKHLTAKDLIERAKDFHCYVLVDNGQNKIVAIGSIGPYWGKEDESSLFNIFVLPDYQGQGIGKQLIQILEQDSYFKRAKRIEIPASITGLKFYEKMGYTFKNGISQVDQEGLYRLEKFNN
- a CDS encoding GNAT family N-acetyltransferase, with product MTEMNGTKIKLAVMPLSLAEEEYQIFKNPNLFVYTKHDYFKSVEEARDFIKKHNRLGNFWGIFLKDGQLIGNCQLSIHKITGELSYTIAEEYWGQGFASESVQMLIRLGFRNYSLSQIIGSCVADNIASAKVMLKNGMVFSKKEEKAFEKNGRFYDLLDFVKDSKK
- the rsgA gene encoding GTPase RsgA produces the protein MTNKIIRAILSTCLLDKTQSTKSKRKEFIVLQTNDYCILSYLSSNQLDQPIDQVGRIIQIFNQSNITIADRHGTIHHSLLLTGLLKQQISQASDSLTVGDFVSFENKAGQLVISDVLPRVNQLSKNISSARKSIHVKSGVQLLAANVSDVFIVVACDQRFTIALLERYLLAFSLNHVQLHILLTKRDFRQGFTQISQLIEQAYPKLSCLSLSIYDQTVLLFLTRFYQPKVLRSLSALLELVNRRLSIS
- the rsgA gene encoding GTPase RsgA encodes the protein MNQLAGRQLQKTGAVRLGDQRGKHTTTSSHLYFISPEFGYLIDTPGIKEIGLVNNDQSGLFSDIDALAAQCKFRNCRHENEPGRAVQAAITSGQLDAERFQRYRKYQRELQRHLKRDGR
- a CDS encoding ABC transporter transmembrane domain-containing protein, whose amino-acid sequence is MVKTQKSLFTYLNEHKSKALGLAAINFTNSALQTLGGIASANALTVLVAGHFQSFLLWITIMLVSYLLFALGMYFSIYALTRVKQAANTSIRRDITERIAKSSYGNYHQRQAGDYSSWMSNDLSIIDSEGIENFFAIVTAITDVVLASLTLAYFHYSILITVFVLSIVMMVLPKIFQKALSQTSLKRTQANERLMSRIEDLLEGFNALFMLNARSLIVAKTVAASKEANHAFETRSKVFGKMMATVNGMSIISQVIVLAQAGFLIFLKLTPIGAVSAAQYFSGTIFSQLTGISPS
- a CDS encoding ATP-binding cassette domain-containing protein — its product is MAKFTELSTVDNTTALPAAAAFQSALTIQQVDFSYQGKNILRHLNLTIKKGAKYALIGPSGAGKSTLLALLATKLTDYQGRITLDGADYKTLDPVSIRNQLYELDQDPYIFNDSLKNNITMTRPVSQDLLQSAIDQAGLADLIKSLPDGLQTQLAHNGSDLSGGQKQRIVLARGLVSGRSIFLVDEGTSALDPASADQIENSLINDPTITLLMVTHHLKPEIADRMDQVFTIQNQQLRPAAD